Part of the Kitasatospora sp. NBC_01266 genome, AGCAGCATCCGGACCTCGCAGGACTGGACGTGCGTGAGGTGGTCGGCGGTTGGGACAACCAACTGTGGCGTCTCGGGGATGAGTTGGCCGTTCGCATGCCACGCACGGAGCGTGCGCCGTCGCTCCTGCGCAACGAGCACCGGTGGCTGCCCGCCCTGGCCCCGCGGCTTCCACTGCCGGTCCCGACCCCCGTCCGGATCGGGGAACCGTCCGCACGTTTCCCGCGGCCGTGGACCATCGCGACCTGGGTTCCCGGTGAACCGGCCGACCACGCCCCGATCAGCCACGACAGCGCGGCCGACACTCTGGCGGGCTTCCTCCAGGCGCTCCATGTGAAGGCGCCCGTCGAGGCACCGGTCAGTAAGGATCGCGGCGTTCCCGTTGAAACGCTCACGGACGGTTTCGAAAGGACCCTCGATGAAGTCGCCTCGGGAGACGCCGCCGCTGGCCTCCGGGATGTCAGGGACGTCAGGGAT contains:
- a CDS encoding aminoglycoside phosphotransferase family protein; translation: MDGFEINENLVRSLVREQHPDLAGLDVREVVGGWDNQLWRLGDELAVRMPRTERAPSLLRNEHRWLPALAPRLPLPVPTPVRIGEPSARFPRPWTIATWVPGEPADHAPISHDSAADTLAGFLQALHVKAPVEAPVSKDRGVPVETLTDGFERTLDEVASGDAAAGLRDVRDVRDVRDVWDEAVAAPGWEGPPVWLHGDLHPANVVVSDGTLSGVIDFGDMCAGDPAVDLAAAWVLLPAGAAARFFDAYAHVDEATIRRARGLAALKSLVLILIGRAGDRGLPGGKPTWGPAGRAALDRVLVSVQETGL